Below is a genomic region from Deinococcus koreensis.
CGCCCGGCCCGGCGTGGGCGACTCGCGCAGGAAGCGGGCGCCCTGGGCCTGCAGGCGGGTCATCTCGGCGTCCAGATCGGCCACGCGGTACGCGATGTGGTGCAGGCCCGGCCCGCGTTTGTCCAGATACACGGCGATGGGACTGTCGGGGCGCGTGGGCATGAGCAGTTCGATCAGGCTGTCGCCGACCTGGAAGGCGCGCACGCGCACGCCCTGCGACTCGACCTCCTCATCCGGGCCCTCGGGATGCAGGCCCAGCGCGACGTAGGGCGCGCTGCCCTCCTCCAGATCCGGGGTGGCGATGGCGACGTGGTCGAGGAGCAGAACCGACATGGACGCAGAGTAAGCCATGGGGCCGTTGCGCTGGTCTTAATTCCCGCGCAGCGACGCCCTGGAGCGCAGATACCAGTGGGCCACCGCGCGCATCACGTCCTTGCCCTCCGCGTCCTGCACGGTCACGTTCAGGATCAGGCGGGCCTTGCCTTCGGCCGCGTAGGCGGCGTGCGCGCCGGGCAGGTCGGCCGGATCGATCTCGGCCCTGGCGCTGATGTCGCCCACCGCGCGCCCCACGTAATGCGTCTCCAGCTTTTCGATGAGTGGCACGGCGTCCTGCAGCTGCGCGGCGAAGGCCCCGGCGAAGGCAGCGCCACTGACCGCCTCGGCCAGCAGGAACTGCGCCCCGGCGTGGATGGTGCCCAGGTGGTTGCGGAAGGGCGGCGTGTCCGCGCACCCGGCGGTGGCCCAGCCCACGCCCACGTCGGTGATCCGCACGCCCACGGTGGCGTTCATGGGAATGGCGTGCAGGGCCTGCTGGATGGCCTGGACAGCGGGAGCGGGCAACGGCTGGAACTCGGACATGGGCGAACCTCCGGGGTGTGGATATTGAACCGAGTCCAAGTATACGGATGAAGCAGGGCGGCCCCGGCGCTCAGGTGTACGGATCGCTCAGGTAGCGCCGCAGCGTGTCCAGGGGCGCATACGTGCCGGCCCGCAGCTCGGCCTCGACCTGCCGGGCCAGCGCCCAGGCGGCCCCCGCCAGCTCCGGCGTGACCCGCCCCCCCTGCACGGCGGCCTCCAGCTCCTCGCCGTCGATGACGTGCGTCTCCATCACCCGGCCCTCCTGCCAGTCGCCGATCACGTCCAGATACACGTCGTCCGTCCAGGGCAGGCCGTCCTCGCCCACGCCCTCGCCGGTGTGGATGTCCACGTAGACCTGCACCGGCGCCCCGGAGACGCCCAGTTGCGCGGTCAGGGCGCTGCCCAGCACGCCCTCGCCGGAGCCGGTCGGGTGAATCCGCACCCAGCGGAAGCCGCTGTCGAGCACGCGCAGGGTGCGCCCGCCGAACTCCACGTCCAGCGGGCGCTCGACCTCGTGGGCCAGATAATCCACGATGACGTGGCCGGGAACCGTCAGAACCGTCTGCGAGTGCCGGGCCGTGCGCGCCCAGGGCCGCAGATCGTAAATCTTGCGCTTCATGGCGACAGGTTGACAGATACTCCTGTCGAGACTAGTATCGGAACACGATATAGCGTTCCGATACAGGAGGCCGACTTGAATTCCTCATCGCCCAGAAACCCCGACCCCAACCTGCTGCGGGGGCATCTCGACCTGATCCTGCTGAGCATCATCCAGGGCGAGGCCAAGTACGGCCTGGAGATCAGCAAGGAGGCCCAGCAGCGCACGGGCGGGTACTTCGACCTGCGGGTCGGCAGCCTGTATCCGGCCCTGCACCGCCTGGAGAAGGCCGGATTTGTCCGCAGCGAATTTCAGAACACCGCACGCGGCAATGCCACGGTGAAGCTGTACGCCCTGACCGACAGCGGCCAGCGTGAACTCGAGGCCCGGAAACGCGACTTTCAGACTTTCAGCGACCAGCTGAGCCGGCTGTGGTGAGGAGTCCCCCCATGAACGTGAACGACACCGAACGCTACCTGAACGCCGCCACGCG
It encodes:
- a CDS encoding DUF402 domain-containing protein, translating into MKRKIYDLRPWARTARHSQTVLTVPGHVIVDYLAHEVERPLDVEFGGRTLRVLDSGFRWVRIHPTGSGEGVLGSALTAQLGVSGAPVQVYVDIHTGEGVGEDGLPWTDDVYLDVIGDWQEGRVMETHVIDGEELEAAVQGGRVTPELAGAAWALARQVEAELRAGTYAPLDTLRRYLSDPYT
- a CDS encoding DUF4442 domain-containing protein, with protein sequence MSEFQPLPAPAVQAIQQALHAIPMNATVGVRITDVGVGWATAGCADTPPFRNHLGTIHAGAQFLLAEAVSGAAFAGAFAAQLQDAVPLIEKLETHYVGRAVGDISARAEIDPADLPGAHAAYAAEGKARLILNVTVQDAEGKDVMRAVAHWYLRSRASLRGN
- the mce gene encoding methylmalonyl-CoA epimerase — encoded protein: MSVLLLDHVAIATPDLEEGSAPYVALGLHPEGPDEEVESQGVRVRAFQVGDSLIELLMPTRPDSPIAVYLDKRGPGLHHIAYRVADLDAEMTRLQAQGARFLRESPTPGRAGTRVNFLHPRWGQGTLIELVEHPAAGQAGARQ
- a CDS encoding PadR family transcriptional regulator, translated to MNSSSPRNPDPNLLRGHLDLILLSIIQGEAKYGLEISKEAQQRTGGYFDLRVGSLYPALHRLEKAGFVRSEFQNTARGNATVKLYALTDSGQRELEARKRDFQTFSDQLSRLW